GCTGTGATGCAAAGGCCGCTAAAAACAATTTAGTGAAGACCCTATTTTTAAAAATAGACATTACAAACCACCTTCCGTTTCATCGACTTGTAAAACTGACATTAACATAGCCTTGAAGAGCTTTAATTGTTCACTCACTCGAACGTTATTGCTCCCTGCTGCTTTTGAGTGAAGTAAAAGACCTTCAAAATACGAGGTTATCATTTTAATAATCACATCTAAATCCACACTTGGTCTGAACTCTCCGTTCGCGACCCCCTGTTGTAAATAAAGCGATAAATATTCGTGCTGTTTTTTGTAGTGGACTTCGAGATATTCACGTCGTTCTGGCTGCTTCCATCCGCTGATAAAGTATTCATATATTACAATAGGCAGGTCGTCTGAAGCATGGTTGAATTGCTGGTCCATCATATCGATCAAGCCGCTCAAACCTTGCCAAACGGATAGTCCGCTCGTTAGTAGGTTATTGATTTGCGCTTCTGTTTCTTTATCATTTTCTGCGAGTATCGCTAGCATAATATCTTCTTTATTCGAAAAATACAAATACACCCAGCCACGGCTCATTCCTGTTTCATCTACAATATCCTGCATGGTCGAGTTAACATATCCCTTTCTTGTAAATACTACAACCGCTGAATCGATGATATGCTTTTTACGTTTCTCTTTTTCACTGTCAGAAATTTTTGGTGTCAAAGTAAAATCTCCTCCGTTTTTTTAAAAAAACAATGACATAACTGTCATTTTTATATTAGTGGATTTTATTTCCACTTTCAACTACTTTTTGGTAATTTTTATAAATAATAAATAACCTATTCATTCTCTAAATCGAATGTTGAAAATTTGTATTAATTAAAAAATATATTTTTTAACTAGTCTGTTATCTTATATAAAAAATGATATATTTAATATACTCACACCATTTTTCAAACGGAGGAATTACTTTGGATCGGTTACAACAATTGCTAAATAATTTGGAAATCATTCAATTCACTCATGCGGAAGATGCATGTATCGTTTTAGCAGACACAGAAAAGGTCATTGGATACCTTCCTGGCAAAACGATTGATCTGAAAGTCCCTTTAGGCGCATCTGCTGAAAATTTTAAAGGAACTGTTACTCATAACGCATTACTCACTGGTACGTCACAAAAGGAAGAACGTGGTTCAGAAATTTTTGGTGTTGCATATATAGCTACTGCAACACCTATCATAGAAAACAATGAAATAATTGGGGTCATTTCCACTATTGTTTCAAACAATAAAGTGGATATTTTAAGAAAAGGCGCACAAAAATTAACAGGTGTTAGCAGTGAGCTGGCTGCAACATCAGAAGAGGTAACAAAAGTAACGGAACAGATGGCAACTGAACTCAAAGAACTCGATGAGGAAACCACTTTCCTAAGAGATGAAATTAAACAGATTGAGGAGATCCTGGGAATCTTAAAGAAAACTGCTGTTAGATCCCGAATATTAGGTCTTAACGCTTCTATTGAAGCCGTTCGTTCCGGGGAACATGGAAAAGGATTTGCTGTGGTAGCTAAAGAAATTGAGAAAATGGCTGAAAATAATCGAGAAACAGTTGAAGGTGTAGAACCTCAATTAAAAGCGATGGTAGCTAATCTAGAAAAAATCATTACAACCATCCAACAAATTTCAACAGATTCTCATGAACAAGCAGTAAAGATGGAAGCATTCCATAAAGCGTTCGAACAAATTGTACATACAGCATCTGAATTAAATCTGCAAGCTACTAGTATTTAAAACCCTTAATCTACGAAGGCATCCTTACCTAGGATGCCTTTATTAGTTCATTTATAACATTTACAGAATTCTCTATTTTTTTATCTTCCTTGGTCTTCTCACAAGCTCTCCACCACAATTAGGGCAGACAGATTCCATCTCCTCGGTACAATCATGGCAAAAAGTACATTCGTAAGTACAAATATATGCTACTCCATCGTCTTGTACAGGTTTATTACATTTCTCACATATTTTTCTCATTTCCAAAGCCATTTTTGGTACTCCTTCTTTAAATTAGTTTTTTGGACGCGTAAAAATATCCTTATTCTATTAAAACACGATTCTACGAGCCCTTTTGTTGTTTTTTCCTTTGCCTACGGTCGCATAGAACCTCTCTACGAGCCCTTTTGCTGTTTTCTCCATTGACTACGGTCGCATAGAACCTCTCTACGAGACCTTTTGCTGTTTTTTTCTTTAACTTCGGGCTCATAGAACCACTCTACGAGCCCTTTTGCTGTTTTTTCCTCTCGCTTCGGGCTCATAGAACCTCTCTACGCGACCTTTTGTTGTTTTTTCCTTTAACTTCGGGCTCATAGAACCACTCTACGAGCCCTTTTGCTGTTTTTTTCTTTAACTTCGGGCTCATAGAACCTCTCTACGCGACCTTTTGCTTCTTTTTCCTTGAACTTCGGGCTCATAGAACCTCTCTACGAGCCCTTTTGTTGTTTTTTCCTTTGACTACGGTCGCATAGAACCCCTCTACACGACCTTTTGCTTCTTTTTCCTTGAACTTCGGGGTCATAGAACCTCTCTACGAGCCCTTTTGCGATTCTTCCCCTCAACTTAAGGCGATAGAACCATCTCTCTGCGGCACCACCCTCTTCTTTTTGCATTCACACAGTCAAATAGTCACCTAACTCAAGGAAACGCGATCACCTTTACTAGTTGGCTGAGATATAACCAAAAATTCCGCAGCGCTTTCTGATTCATTAAACATTTGATGAGGGATATGTGGCGGGACTTCTACTCCTTCTTGAGGTGTTAAGGCGAATCGTTCCCCATTAATCTCTAGTGTCGGACTTCCTGATAATACAAAGAAAAATTGCCGTGACTGTTGATGATAATGCCGTATCTCTGATGTCTGAGGAGGCATTCGTTCATGAATCACACTTAGTTCTTTTTGATTAACTAGATGCCAGCCATCACACTGATTTCCCCATGTGTAATGCTCTGCATTATGTTTGCTAATTTTCATTTAGTTGCTCCTTTTTAGATTGAATAAAACTACTTAAAAAACTCATGAACCAAATTGTTCCAATATTTTATACTCTTACTTTACTAAAGTCTTCACCCGTTGGTAAATACACACAAAAGGATAAATCAAAAAAGAAGGAGCAACCAGAGCCAAGTCATGATGTCAACGAAAATGCTAAGAGTTGTCATCTAATAGGGAAAGCAGCGAACGAATAAGACCCTTGTCTTATTCGAAACAAGGGTCTTCTATCTTTTACTATCCTCTATTGTCCATAGAACGATTCGATAAATACTATATATTCCTAAATAGGATCCAGTTAATAAGAACAGTGGATTCAAGAAAATCCCATGGATATTGGTCATGAATACGGTATTGTCCTTTATGATTTCGTAAATAGCAATTGAAGAGATATTACCAAATACGAGTGCAGATATGAGAGCGGCTAGATTGAATAACAAACGAAGTTTCGGCTTTGTTTTCTGCAAAAAAAGCATTAAAACAGGTGCGAGAATACTGCCAATAATTAATATAAACTTCATTAATAATCACCTCACTACCATAGTTGCCATTGTAGGGAGGTTAAAACCAAAGCAGACAAACTTTTATTGTGTTAATTGTAGTATCAAAAATCCTAAGCTGCCTTTCCAATTAGAATTTATTTTAAAGAGCCTTACGTCCCATGACTGCAACCGTATGAAATTTTCTTGAATTCGGCCCACCCAGTAATGCTACCTCTTGAAAACCAATTTTCTTAACACTAGGAATTAATTGTTCATCAATCATACTTTTTACCCCTTCCCATACTTCACCATTTTTCCCATCACATAGGGTAAGGATAAAATATCCTCCAGGTTTTAGTACCCGGTAAATCTCTGCTATTGTCTCATCAATGTTATTCCAAAAATAAATGGTATGTATGCTAAATACTTTGTCAAAGTGCTTATTTTGTAAAGGAAGATTTGTTACATTGCCTTGAACTAGTTCGGCTCGTCCTTCTGCTATTTCCTTTTTATTTCTTATGGCCGCGGACCGTAGCACAGTGGGTGAAAGGTCTAAGCCTACTACTTGAACAGCTAATGTTTGATCTAGGATTAGTTTCATGGCATAACCGGCACCGCAGCCCAGTTCTAATACACTTTCTCTCTTACCAATTTTTAAAAGCTCAAGTGTCCATAACGTTTCAGGCTTATGTTGCCGAACCATCTTTTCACCGAAATAGGTACCTATTAGCCCTCGAGGGTTACTATACTGACTATCAATAAATTCCCTCATTCGATTAATTAATCCCATAATTCCCCTTTGCTCCATTCCATTAAAATGAAGTCATCATTAAGCTTTTTAATTTTTTTAAAACCACACTTCTCATAGCAGGAAATGGCTCGATAATTATGAGTCTTAACATCTAATAAGACCCGAGAGGCACCTTTTTTTTCGCTAAGATAGTATAATAGCAATTGGATCATCGATGTCCCTAACCCTTTCCCCCATAACTGTGTCTCCCCAATAAATTGGTCTATACCAAAGATATTTTGATTTATTGGATACTCGTATGTCTCTAATTCTGTCTCTTGAACCTCGTAATATTGCATATAACCTATTGGTTTATTTTTGTATTCTACAATACAAGGTTTAACATAATGATTTCCTTCAATTCTAGGACCATATTTTTTTAATACTTGATCAAAGGTTAAGGGATGCTCCTCATAAAACTCCAATACCTTTGGGTCATTTAACCATGAGGCCATCTTCCCGAGGTCATCGTAAGTCTTGCATCTTATAAGTAATTCGCCCTTCTGTATCATGTTGCTTCACCCTTTGTTTATCCTGAGTTGTAAGCTAAATACTGACAAGGGGAGGAAATACTAGATAAAAGAATAGATCACATATCATTCCCCCTCATCATTTTACACAAGTCCTCTTCCAATTAGATTCGCAGAAATTGGCTTTTTTCCCACTTCTCTTGACCAGATGGATATTTGTCCTACATGGTGGATTTCATGGACTAGCGCATGCCGGATGACCTCACCCCAAGTAAAGGTCTCAACACTTCCATCAGGTTCATGAAGAGTAAGAATTCTTTCTTCCATACTAGAATCCCATGAGTTCACAAATCCCTCGACGTCTTGACGAAATACTTCGTTCAGTTCGCGGATCCTCTCTAGACTTTGGTATTCCTGAAAATTCTCTTGGAAATCAGGTTGCCCCTGTAATAGACGAATCCAACTCCACTCCACATCGATAATATGGAAAAGTGTATGTAAGATCCCACCTACGCCTCCGGTTCGGACGCGAAGTAACTCCTCCAGTGAAACATCTTCACACCAACGGAACCACTCTTCTCTGACCTGCCAATTGTACATAAAAAGTGTTTGCATATTTTCCTCCTAATCTATTTCTACCTTAAAAGCAGAGTAATAATTTGCTCTATTAATGGACTAGTCATTGAGTAAAGTTCCAATATGCTCCCATCCATAAATAAGTTCATTAAGCCTCTTTCCGCCTATTTCAACCTCGATAGTGTCTATTTTTTTGCCGCAAAGGGCTTCATAAAAAAGGCGGGAGTTATTTTCTTCTAGTACACATACCACCATGGAATCAATTTGCTGATCCTGTAACTCCTTGACGATTGGTTTCACTAGCGCTTTCCCAAGGCCTTTACCCTGATACTCTTTTAAAATATAAATCGCATATAATTCACCCGAAAAACCAGGGTATTCTCCTAATCTTTCTTTTCCACCAGATGAAAAACCAACGATAGTACCTTCATTATTTTCGGCAACATAAACACCGCCGTTTGGTATGATAATATTCCACATTTCCTCACGTTTTTCATAGGATAATTGATTTAAATAGTCTTCTGTCATAATGTTGGCATAGGTTGTCCTCCATGAATCCACATGGACTCTGGCAATTCCCTTCGCATCGGATAAAACAGCTTTTCTTATATTCATAGAAGCACCTCATTTTTTTAATTCCTCAAAACCCTAAAGTATATAAATTCTCAGTGTCACTTAACATTCCTGCACATTTTAAACTAGAAATGGACAGACTATAGGACGATACTGTGTTAATTTTGAGGTGAAAAAGTTGAAACAAATCGTTTTTATTAGACATGGACAAAGTCTATATAATTTAGAAAATCGTTTTACCGGCTGGACAGACGTGGACCTTACTGATGATGGCTATAGTGAGGCGAGAGATGCCGGTGCTATCTTAAAGAAACATGGCTTTATCTTTGACGTAGCCCATACTTCCGTATTAAAAAGAGCTATTCGAACATTATGGATTCTGCTCCATGAAATGGATCTAGTGTGGATTCCTGTGTATAAATCCTGGAGATTGAATGAAAGACATTACGGCGCCTTACAAGGCCTGAATAAATCGGAAGTGATTAAGCGCTATGGTGAAGATCAGGTCAATGAATGGAGACGCTCTGCTAGTATCTGTCCTCCTGAAATTCATCCTGAGGGCCATATTTTGGATCAAAAAGACCCGAAATATGCTCAAATTGGTATGAAGAATATTCCACTCACAGAGAGTCTCCTTGATACAGAAAAACGCACGTTGGTGTATTGGCATAGTCAAATTGTTCCGAACTTGCAAAACCACCAGCGAGTTATCATTTCTGCCCACGGGAATACATTAAGAGCACTCGTGAAATATCTCGACAACATTCCCGACGATGGGGTCGTGAGTCTCAATATTCCCAATAGCATTCCGCTCGTCTATGAACTAGATTACGATTTACATCCAATTAGACATTATTATCTTGACCATGATGGTGAGGTTCCAGAGCACAAAATCCCACGCCATATGGATGTAAATGACCCAGAAACTCATGATTGGATTGGCTAGAGCAAGAAGGGCAACCAGACTGATGCCCTTCCCAGCTTTTTACCACCCTTTGCTACTTCTTAATGAAATAATATGTGCAAGATGATGTCTTCCATGCCAAGCATAAATGCCTATATTTTTCCCAACTGAAACTTCCCCAGACTCTGGATGAATGAATATTTTTTCCAAATCAGAAGGAGTTAGCGTTCGTAAAAGCACTACCAAGCGCAAATGCAAAGCATCAAGCAACGATAACGATATAGTTACCGGCAGTTTTGAATCAGGAAGTTCTGCCCATTTGTCCTGGCCATAAGGTTTAATAATCGGTTTACTCTCAGTAAGAGCCAGTTTAAAACGTCCGTATGCATTCAGATGACTATCTGCCACATGATGTACTACCTGTCGGATAGTCCACCCCCCCGGACGATAGGGTGTATCTAGCTGATCATCGTTTAAATCACTTACTGCATCTCGCAGTAATCCCGGTAAATTTTCAATATCATGAATCCAGTCTTCTATGATAGTCTTCGTCATCTGACCTTCAAAATGAAACTTTCCAATTGGATAGCTTGCTTTCACCGTATCTTCCCCCAAATCATGAATTCTTCCTATGTACTCCTATTCGCCTTTTAAGGGAATCATTCCTTCTCCATATGCTGTTACCTGTCTTTTATATAAATTTTAAAGTATAATAAAGGTAAAGAATTTTTAGATAGCTCATTCAAAGGAAGATAATAATGATAAAAGATATCATTGAATATAAGAGACAACAACTATATCAAACCATTGGTCTTGTCGGACTGTCCTCTGACGAAACACTTAAGGTCAGCCAGGAACTAGAAAAATTAATGAACTTCCACACTAAAGTTCATCAACCTGAGGCACACAGAAGAAAAGATTCTGCAATGGTCCATAACAATTTCATTCATAATATCTTAGATGTTGCCTCAAAAGAAAAATTTGAATTACCCTTTGAAATAAACGAAAGAATCCTCACTGTCAACGAATGGTTTACAATGGATTTTGGCCATACCATTTTACAGGCCATTTCTGAACGCCATGGGGCTGAAGTAATGGAGGTCATAGGTGAGGCTGTACCTGAACACTGTATTTTCCCGGAGACCGTTCAAAGCTTCCAACAATCGTTGGAGCACCTGAATCACATTTTTCATCTAAACCATAAAAGCACTTCGTATATCGGTGAGTACCTTCCTTATATGGATATCAAGAATGAGATTCAACTATTTTGTCATACACCGAATTATTCTTCTGCCTTCAATTATGGAATTATCAAAGGATTGTCTAAAAAATTCAATCAACCCCTTCACTTAAAGGTAATCGATAAAGGTGTAGGCGGCCATTTTAAGATTATCGGATAATATAAAAATTCCCTCTAGTTAGAAATAACTAGAGGGTTTGCTTTATTCTTCATAGTTGCTCTTAAAAAGTCTTTTCACGCTAACTTTTAACTTATCAAGCAACGGGAAGCTAGACTGATAATCTAAACTTTCAATAACACTCGTGTAGTACCACTTTTGTTTTTCTTTCCCCCTATTAAATTTCTCCCAGACTTGGTCACCGAATTGTTCTATATCGCTGGCAATTGATTGTATATTATGTAGTTTATCTGCACAGGCAACGACACGTATTTTTTCAGGAGCGGTCTTTAAGTACTCAATCGTATCTGCTTTCCGTTCTTCCCAAGTAAGTGATTTATCAGGTTCTGAACATCCCTCTACAATATCAGCAATACTCTTTCCAAATAATTGCTCGATGTCTTGTAAAGATAGATCTGTGTCCTCTACGGTGTCATGTAATATTCCAGCGGCAACCAGTTCATCGCTGTAGCCCGCCTTTATTAAAATCATCCCTACCGCAATGGGGTGGGTGACATATGGAATATCCGTTCCTTTTCTATACTGTTTTTCATGGGCCTTGGCAGCAGTTTTCAGTGCTTTTTCAATGACATCCACATCATTCACACCTTTCTATTTAATATTTGGGTTTGCAAACTCAATATTCAATGCATCTGCTTGGGCTGGTGAGGATTCTCTGATTCCACCTTTAACCCACACCACCACCTCTTGCCCTTTTTCATATTTATTAATATCTCCATGGTCAGGCAAGGTGACCCAAACAAAGCCAACATTTTTATCCTTTAATAAAATTTGATTACTCTCTCGATTCACTTCTGTAATTATGCCTTTCAGATCAACTTTTCCTTTCTCCACATCACCCACATTACATCCCAACAAAGTAAAGCATAGGCTTATCAATAGCAAAAACGAAAATATTATTCTTTTCATGGTGGCCCCCCTATATTACTTACTATTATTCTGTTTCAAACAAATAATCCCCTGTTTATTTCAAAAATTAAGCCACCAATCGTATAGTTGGCGGCTTCCCTATAAAAAAATTTATCTATTTAACTCAACAGTTAGTAGCTTAATTGCTTCCATTACTTCTTTCACATTTTCCTCATCATTCATTTCATTTCTCGCATGAAGCAGAACAGGGCGAACTGATTCTACTGACCGGCCAAATTCGTACATCCACTCATAGCGCGGAACCATCCAGGTATGAAAATGGTGGGTCGTATCTTCGTTGTAAAAATAATAAACATAATCAATGCCAAGTACTTCTCGCTGTGCTTTTCTAATTTTTGTAAGGATATTGATGTAATCTAATTTTTCCTCCTCTGTTAGTTCATCAAAACATATGATATGGCGCTTGGACGCTAGGATGATTAATCCTTTGATCGGATACGCAACATCCTGATGTGCATGGAAATGTTCTGTTTCAATGACTACTCCTCCATCAGGCTCAATTAATCCGCTGGTTAGGGCACAACTCAAGCATTCTACCTCTACTGTAGTTCTGTTTGATAAAGTTATTTTTCTCATAGAGTTCCTCTTTCTTATATGCTGCTATCGCGAAGTTGGCTCACGTCAACATCTACTTTTCCTGCTTCTTTCTTGGAAAAAGTAGATGTAGCTCCCTTCTACTTCTACCTTTCCTTCTTCTTTCTTGGAAAAAGTAGATGTAGATCCCTTCTACTTCTACTTTTCCTGCTTCTTTCTGGAAAAAAGTAGACGTAGCTCCCTTCTACTTCTACTTTTCCTGCTTCTTTCTTGGAAAAAGTAGATGTAGACCCCTTCTACTTCTACTTTTCCTGCTTCTTTCTTGGAAAAAGTAGATGTAGCTCCCTTCTACTTCTACCTTTCCTGCTTCTTTCTTGGAAAAAGTAGACGTAGCTCCCTTCTACTTCTACTTTTCCTGCTTCTTTCTAGGTAAAAGTAGATGTAGACCCCTTCTGCTTCTACTTTTCCTTCTTCTTTCTTGGAAAAAGTAGATGTAGCTCCCTTCTACTTCTACTTTTCCTGCTTCTTTCTAGGAAAAAGTAGATGTAGCTCCCTTCTACTTCTACTTTTCCTTCTTCTTTCTAGGTAAAAGTAGATGTAGCTCCCTTCTACTTCTACTTTTCCTGCTTCTTTCTTGGAAAAAGTAGATGTAGCTCCCTTCTACTTCTACTTTTCCTGCTTCTTTCTTGGAAAAAGTAGATGTAGACCCCTTTTACTTGTACTTTTCCTGCTTCTTTCTTGGAAAAAGTAGATGTAGATCCCTTCTACTTCTACTTTTCCTGCTTCTTTCTAGGAAAAAGTAGATGTAGCTCCCTTCTACTTCTACCTTTCCTGCTTCTTTCTTGGAAAAAGTAGATGTAGCTCCCTTCTACTTCTACTTTTCCTTCTTCTTTCTTGGAAAAAGTAGATGTAGACCCCTTCTACTTCTACTTTTCCTTCTTCTTTCTTGGAAAAAGTAGATGTAGACCCCTTCTACTTCTACTTTTCCTGCTTCTTTCTTGGAAAAAGTAGATGTAGCTCCCTTCTACTTCTACTTTTCCTTCTTCTTTCTTGGAAAAAGTAGACGTAGATCCCTCCTACTTCTACTTTTCCTTCTTCTTTCTGAAAAAAAGTAGATGTTGCCATGACTTCTGACTATCTTTCTCTCTTTTCAGCCAACTTTGTCTGAAACCGCCAATAAAAATAAAAATCATTTGAATGTTAGCCGATAAGCCTTCACGATAATCCCGTCACCAGCCGGTTCAAAGTCAAATTGTGGCAGTCGTTCAAACCCGAGGCTTTCGTACAACCTCATCGCACTCTCCATAAATTGTCCAGTATGCAGTCCAACCGATGAATACCCTTTCTCCTTTGACCTCCGTATACACTCAGTAATTAACGCAGTCGCCACTCCCTTGCCCCTTGCTTCCGGTGTAACAGCAAGCATGCGAATTTCAGGATAATCTAGGGCATCTATGTACCCGTTGTATGCATCCGTTTTAGCCGGGAACAATGCCACACTACCTAAGATTTTTCCATTTAATTCAGCTACAATTCTTTCAACTCCTGGCTGTATATCAGCTTCTGAAGAAATTGACCGCTTCAGTGCTTCCCAATGCCCTTCTGGAATACATTCTGCATGTTCTCTGTAGGAATTAACTCTTTGTTCTCGGATGAAAGTACCTTCCTTCTCTTTTGCATCGCGAATCTTCATTTTTACACCTTCTTTCAATTGTTTTTCACTTAATGGATGAGAAATTTTTCCGTAGTATTACTTAATAATTGACGGTCATGCGCCGAGTGAAGTCCGGAGAGATCCGGTCCCTTTGGAAGGATCGTTTGCCCTTTCTGATCATTGTTGGCAATATGGTGTGATAAATGATAGTGCTTTTTTATAGCATCAAAATCGGTCGTGTCTCCAAAACCAGGAGTTTGAAAGA
The window above is part of the Bacillus sp. SORGH_AS_0510 genome. Proteins encoded here:
- a CDS encoding TetR/AcrR family transcriptional regulator encodes the protein MTPKISDSEKEKRKKHIIDSAVVVFTRKGYVNSTMQDIVDETGMSRGWVYLYFSNKEDIMLAILAENDKETEAQINNLLTSGLSVWQGLSGLIDMMDQQFNHASDDLPIVIYEYFISGWKQPERREYLEVHYKKQHEYLSLYLQQGVANGEFRPSVDLDVIIKMITSYFEGLLLHSKAAGSNNVRVSEQLKLFKAMLMSVLQVDETEGGL
- a CDS encoding methyl-accepting chemotaxis protein; this translates as MDRLQQLLNNLEIIQFTHAEDACIVLADTEKVIGYLPGKTIDLKVPLGASAENFKGTVTHNALLTGTSQKEERGSEIFGVAYIATATPIIENNEIIGVISTIVSNNKVDILRKGAQKLTGVSSELAATSEEVTKVTEQMATELKELDEETTFLRDEIKQIEEILGILKKTAVRSRILGLNASIEAVRSGEHGKGFAVVAKEIEKMAENNRETVEGVEPQLKAMVANLEKIITTIQQISTDSHEQAVKMEAFHKAFEQIVHTASELNLQATSI
- a CDS encoding DUF1272 domain-containing protein — its product is MALEMRKICEKCNKPVQDDGVAYICTYECTFCHDCTEEMESVCPNCGGELVRRPRKIKK
- a CDS encoding cupin domain-containing protein, which gives rise to MKISKHNAEHYTWGNQCDGWHLVNQKELSVIHERMPPQTSEIRHYHQQSRQFFFVLSGSPTLEINGERFALTPQEGVEVPPHIPHQMFNESESAAEFLVISQPTSKGDRVSLS
- a CDS encoding transposase; this translates as MKFILIIGSILAPVLMLFLQKTKPKLRLLFNLAALISALVFGNISSIAIYEIIKDNTVFMTNIHGIFLNPLFLLTGSYLGIYSIYRIVLWTIEDSKR
- a CDS encoding class I SAM-dependent methyltransferase, which produces MGLINRMREFIDSQYSNPRGLIGTYFGEKMVRQHKPETLWTLELLKIGKRESVLELGCGAGYAMKLILDQTLAVQVVGLDLSPTVLRSAAIRNKKEIAEGRAELVQGNVTNLPLQNKHFDKVFSIHTIYFWNNIDETIAEIYRVLKPGGYFILTLCDGKNGEVWEGVKSMIDEQLIPSVKKIGFQEVALLGGPNSRKFHTVAVMGRKAL
- a CDS encoding GNAT family N-acetyltransferase yields the protein MIQKGELLIRCKTYDDLGKMASWLNDPKVLEFYEEHPLTFDQVLKKYGPRIEGNHYVKPCIVEYKNKPIGYMQYYEVQETELETYEYPINQNIFGIDQFIGETQLWGKGLGTSMIQLLLYYLSEKKGASRVLLDVKTHNYRAISCYEKCGFKKIKKLNDDFILMEWSKGELWD
- a CDS encoding DinB family protein, yielding MQTLFMYNWQVREEWFRWCEDVSLEELLRVRTGGVGGILHTLFHIIDVEWSWIRLLQGQPDFQENFQEYQSLERIRELNEVFRQDVEGFVNSWDSSMEERILTLHEPDGSVETFTWGEVIRHALVHEIHHVGQISIWSREVGKKPISANLIGRGLV
- a CDS encoding GNAT family N-acetyltransferase yields the protein MNIRKAVLSDAKGIARVHVDSWRTTYANIMTEDYLNQLSYEKREEMWNIIIPNGGVYVAENNEGTIVGFSSGGKERLGEYPGFSGELYAIYILKEYQGKGLGKALVKPIVKELQDQQIDSMVVCVLEENNSRLFYEALCGKKIDTIEVEIGGKRLNELIYGWEHIGTLLND
- the gpmA gene encoding 2,3-diphosphoglycerate-dependent phosphoglycerate mutase, whose amino-acid sequence is MKQIVFIRHGQSLYNLENRFTGWTDVDLTDDGYSEARDAGAILKKHGFIFDVAHTSVLKRAIRTLWILLHEMDLVWIPVYKSWRLNERHYGALQGLNKSEVIKRYGEDQVNEWRRSASICPPEIHPEGHILDQKDPKYAQIGMKNIPLTESLLDTEKRTLVYWHSQIVPNLQNHQRVIISAHGNTLRALVKYLDNIPDDGVVSLNIPNSIPLVYELDYDLHPIRHYYLDHDGEVPEHKIPRHMDVNDPETHDWIG
- a CDS encoding YfiT family bacillithiol transferase — encoded protein: MKASYPIGKFHFEGQMTKTIIEDWIHDIENLPGLLRDAVSDLNDDQLDTPYRPGGWTIRQVVHHVADSHLNAYGRFKLALTESKPIIKPYGQDKWAELPDSKLPVTISLSLLDALHLRLVVLLRTLTPSDLEKIFIHPESGEVSVGKNIGIYAWHGRHHLAHIISLRSSKGW
- a CDS encoding aspartyl-phosphate phosphatase Spo0E family protein; this translates as MIKDIIEYKRQQLYQTIGLVGLSSDETLKVSQELEKLMNFHTKVHQPEAHRRKDSAMVHNNFIHNILDVASKEKFELPFEINERILTVNEWFTMDFGHTILQAISERHGAEVMEVIGEAVPEHCIFPETVQSFQQSLEHLNHIFHLNHKSTSYIGEYLPYMDIKNEIQLFCHTPNYSSAFNYGIIKGLSKKFNQPLHLKVIDKGVGGHFKIIG
- a CDS encoding HD domain-containing protein, giving the protein MDVIEKALKTAAKAHEKQYRKGTDIPYVTHPIAVGMILIKAGYSDELVAAGILHDTVEDTDLSLQDIEQLFGKSIADIVEGCSEPDKSLTWEERKADTIEYLKTAPEKIRVVACADKLHNIQSIASDIEQFGDQVWEKFNRGKEKQKWYYTSVIESLDYQSSFPLLDKLKVSVKRLFKSNYEE
- a CDS encoding DUF3221 domain-containing protein, with translation MKRIIFSFLLLISLCFTLLGCNVGDVEKGKVDLKGIITEVNRESNQILLKDKNVGFVWVTLPDHGDINKYEKGQEVVVWVKGGIRESSPAQADALNIEFANPNIK
- a CDS encoding HIT family protein, which encodes MRKITLSNRTTVEVECLSCALTSGLIEPDGGVVIETEHFHAHQDVAYPIKGLIILASKRHIICFDELTEEEKLDYINILTKIRKAQREVLGIDYVYYFYNEDTTHHFHTWMVPRYEWMYEFGRSVESVRPVLLHARNEMNDEENVKEVMEAIKLLTVELNR
- a CDS encoding GNAT family N-acetyltransferase, which gives rise to MKIRDAKEKEGTFIREQRVNSYREHAECIPEGHWEALKRSISSEADIQPGVERIVAELNGKILGSVALFPAKTDAYNGYIDALDYPEIRMLAVTPEARGKGVATALITECIRRSKEKGYSSVGLHTGQFMESAMRLYESLGFERLPQFDFEPAGDGIIVKAYRLTFK